A window of the Brassica napus cultivar Da-Ae chromosome A2, Da-Ae, whole genome shotgun sequence genome harbors these coding sequences:
- the LOC106381369 gene encoding probable LRR receptor-like serine/threonine-protein kinase At1g74360, with protein sequence MVSPGIMADGDSKSLLSLFAFLLFVLTTATAVAGDSLDSDREVLLSFKSHLESRNPTERGKYNEWETTEKQDVCHWPGITCTPDKSRVTGISLTDSTISGPLFGNFSALTQLTFLDLSSNTIGGSIPDDLSRCHSLKHLNLSNNIIRGELSLSGLSNLEVLDLSVNKISGDVRSSFPLICNSLVVANLSTNNFSGRIDDVFNECRYLKYVDLRYNRFSGEIWSGFRRLVKFSVSGNRLSGNISASMFRGKCNLQVLDLSGNGFVGEFPGQVSNCQNLNVLDLWGNNFTGNIPAEIGSISSLRGLHLGNNMFSRDIPETLLNLSNLVFLGLSRNNFGGEVQGIFGRFTQVKYLVLYGNSYVGGLYSSNILTLPNLSRLDLSYNNFSGRLPSEISQNLTFLILAYNNFSGDIPHEYGNMPRLQALDLSFNRLTGSIPASFGKLTSLLWLMLANNSLSGEIPREIGNCSSLLWLNVANNQLSGGLYPELTNMGSNPTPTFEVNRQSEDYIVAGSGECLVMKRWIPAEFPPFIFGLETLTKRSCRSLWDHVREGKCIFPVCPPGSTVGPLDVSGYFQLSGNKMSGEVPANISQMKKLSMLHLGFNEFEGKLPIEIGLLPLVFLNLTRNKFSGHIPREIGNIYNLQNLDLSYNNFSGNFPTSLNDLNEMSKFNISYNPFIHGVIPSRGQLATFGKDSFLGNPLLQLPSFFNQPGNNNSSSGERDNGREEDEDDESAIDMLAFCWSTVSFYVVALIGTLVLIYFDCPWSRAWLRLIDTFMSSLKSKLS encoded by the coding sequence CCACAGCAGTGGCCGGAGATTCTCTGGACAGTGATCGTGAGGTCTTGTTGAGCTTTAAATCTCACCTTGAATCTCGGAACCCAACAGAACGAGGGAAGTACAACGAATGGGAAACAACAGAGAAGCAAGATGTGTGTCATTGGCCTGGGATCACATGTACCCCTGACAAAAGTAGAGTCACAGGGATCAGTCTAACGGATTCCACCATCTCAGGTCCTCTATTCGGCAACTTCTCTGCCTTGACGCAGCTCACATTTCTTGATTTATCAAGTAACACGATCGGAGGGTCGATTCCAGATGACCTGAGCCGTTGCCACAGCTTAAAGCATCTGAATCTTTCTAATAACATCATTAGAGGGGAGCTTAGCTTATCCGGGCTATCGAATCTTGAGGTTCTTGATCTGTCCGTGAATAAAATTTCCGGTGATGTTCGCTCTAGCTTCCCATTGATATGCAACAGCTTGGTTGTTGCAAATCTATCGACAAATAACTTTAGTGGCAGAATAGATGACGTCTTCAATGAGTGTAGGTATCTGAAGTATGTGGACTTGAGATACAATAGATTCAGTGGAGAGATATGGTCTGGTTTTAGGAGGCTGGTCAAGTTTTCAGTTTCTGGGAATCGTCTCTCCGGGAACATCTCAGCTTCCATGTTCAGGGGGAAGTGCAATTTGCAAGTGTTGGATTTGTCTGGGAACGGTTTTGTGGGGGAGTTTCCGGGACAAGTTTCGAATTGTCAGAACCTGAATGTGTTGGATCTGTGGGGAAACAACTTCACGGGAAACATTCCGGCTGAGATAGGATCCATATCATCTCTCAGAGGTTTGCACTTGGGGAATAATATGTTTTCTCGAGACATACCGGAAACTCTCCTGAACTTGAGCAACTTGGTGTTTCTGGGCTTAAGCAGAAACAACTTTGGAGGAGAAGTACAGGGAATATTCGGAAGATTCACTCAAGTGAAGTATCTAGTTCTGTATGGCAACTCGTACGTTGGAGGTCTCTATTCTTCTAACATCCTCACGTTACCTAATCTTTCAAGGCTAGATCTTAGCTACAACAACTTTTCAGGCCGGTTGCCTTCTGAAATCTCCCAGAATTTGACGTTCTTGATTCTTGCTTATAATAACTTCAGCGGCGATATACCACATGAGTATGGGAACATGCCGAGGCTTCAAGCACTTGATCTCTCGTTTAACAGGCTGACCGGTTCAATACCAGCTTCTTTTGGAAAGTTGACATCTCTTTTGTGGCTTATGCTTGCGAATAACTCTCTGTCAGGAGAAATCCCACGCGAGATTGGAAACTGCTCGAGTCTATTGTGGCTTAACGTGGCGAACAACCAGCTCTCTGGTGGACTGTATCCTGAACTGACTAATATGGGTAGCAATCCTACTCCAACGTTTGAAGTGAACCGGCAAAGCGAGGACTACATAGTTGCTGGTTCCGGTGAATGCTTGGTGATGAAGAGATGGATTCCTGCAGAGTTCCCTCCTTTCATATTTGGATTGGAAACTCTTACAAAAAGGAGTTGCAGAAGCCTGTGGGACCATGTTCGTGAAGGTAAATGTATATTTCCTGTATGCCCTCCTGGTTCTACTGTGGGTCCACTTGATGTTTCAGGCTATTTTCAGCTCAGTGGAAACAAGATGTCCGGCGAGGTTCCTGCAAATATATCTCAGATGAAGAAGTTGAGTATGCTTCATTTGGGGTTCAATGAGTTTGAAGGGAAACTGCCTATAGAGATTGGACTATTGCCTCTTGTGTTTCTTAACCTGACCAGAAACAAGTTCTCAGGCCATATTCCTCGAGAAATcggaaatatatataatctgcAGAATCTTGATCTGTCCTACAACAATTTCTCAGGAAACTTTCCAACGAGTTTGAATGACTTGAATGAGATGAGTAAGTTCAACATCTCGTATAACCCTTTCATACATGGTGTGATACCATCTAGGGGACAGCTTGCAACCTTTGGAAAAGACTCCTTTCTAGGAAATCCTCTGCTGCAGCTTCCTAGTTTCTTTAACCAACCAGGGAACAACAATTCGAGTTCAGGAGAACGAGATAATGGGAGAGAagaggatgaagatgatgaatctGCTATCGACATGTTGGCTTTCTGTTGGAGTACTGTTTCATTTTATGTGGTTGCGCTGATAGGCACTCTAGTACTGATATACTTTGATTGTCCTTGGTCTCGAGCATGGCTCCGCCTTATCGATACTTTCATGTCATCTTTGAAAAGTAAGTTGTCTTAA